ATTCGTCTCACGGTCGTCATTCCCGGACGTCAGCGGCTCGCCACCAATCCCTTCTTCGACCCCGGCGAACTCATCGTCGCCATCAACAACGCCTTCAATGACATCCCCCGCGAGGTGTCGCTTCTCACCTACGACGACCTGGCCCGGAGTCTCGATTCGGCCGGGTCGGCGATAGACGGCTTCATCTTCGCCTTCGGCGAAATCGACGACGACCTGCGCCAACGGCTGCGCGCGGGCGATGTTCCCTATATCTTTCTCAACCGCGTGCGCGAGGGCGAAAGCTCGATATCGTGCAACAATTTCAAGGGCATGCTCCGCCTGGGACGGCACCTGCTCGGCCGCGGCTATCGCCGCGTGGGCTACCTTGACTGCGCCGATAACGTTATCAACGCCGACCGCTATCGGGGCTTTCTTGTCGCAATGATGGAGGGCGGCATCGACGGCTACGGCGCGAACGTGTACCGGGCCGGAGAAATCGCCGCCGTAGACGGGAAGGCGGCCTCGTTCTTCGCCGACTGTAAATGCGACGCGGTGATGTGCTTCAACGACAATTTCGCCATCCGCCTCATCTCCCTTTTCCGCGAGATGGGTTTGCGCGTGCCCGGCGATATCGCCGTCACCGGTTTCGACCGCTCGCCCGCGCAGGCGCTCTTCCGGCCCTCGATCGCCACCATCAGCCTGTCCACCTACGAGATGGCCTTTCTGGCGGCGCGCTGGCTTCGCGACAACATCGAACAGCGCGAGGCGCGCACCATGTGCCTGGAGGTGGAGGGAGCCTTTGTGGACGGCGAATCGGTGGGATGGAAGAGAGGCC
The DNA window shown above is from Spirochaetota bacterium and carries:
- a CDS encoding LacI family DNA-binding transcriptional regulator, which produces MTPHRPRGLGDIARACGVSASTVSRVLSNAPGIASGTRRRVLEAVEAGEFSPRRRRRRISRSAIRLTVVIPGRQRLATNPFFDPGELIVAINNAFNDIPREVSLLTYDDLARSLDSAGSAIDGFIFAFGEIDDDLRQRLRAGDVPYIFLNRVREGESSISCNNFKGMLRLGRHLLGRGYRRVGYLDCADNVINADRYRGFLVAMMEGGIDGYGANVYRAGEIAAVDGKAASFFADCKCDAVMCFNDNFAIRLISLFREMGLRVPGDIAVTGFDRSPAQALFRPSIATISLSTYEMAFLAARWLRDNIEQREARTMCLEVEGAFVDGESVGWKRGRDG